The sequence below is a genomic window from Lysobacter stagni.
ACCGCCAGCCCGGAGGGGCGCAGCGTCGATCGCGGCTGGGTGGAGCGGGTGGCGCGTGTGATCGACATTCCCTTCTGCGTGGCGGGCGGGATCCGCAGCGTCGAGGATGCACGTGCGGTGCTGCTGGCCGGCGCCGACAAGATTTCCATCAACACGCCGGCGCTGGAGCGTCCCGCGCTGATCGGCGAGATCGCGCAGGCGTTCGGTGTGCAGTGCGTGGTGGTGGGCATCGACAGCCTGCGTGACGACGACCACGAGTGGCGCGTCCGCCAGTACACGGGCGATCCGTCGCGAACGCGGGCCTTGCCGCGGCGGACACTGGACTGGGTGGTCGAAGCCCAGGAGCGCGGCGCGGGCGAGATTGTCCTCAACTGCATGGGCAGCGACGGCGTGCGCAGCGGTTACGACATCGAACAGCTGCAGGCGGTGCGCGAGCGCTGCGATGTGCCCCTGGTCGCGTCGGGCGGTGCGGGAGCCATCGAGCATTTCAGCGATGTGTTCCGCGAGGCCGATGTCGATGCCGCACTGGCGGCGAGCGTGTTCCATTCCGGTGCGGTACCGATTCCGGCGCTGAAGCAGCACCTGCGCGGGCAGGGCATCGAGGTGCGCGATGAGTACTGAACGGGCCGGTGTGCCGTTCGCGGCCGATGCGCTGGCATGGGACAAGCAGGACGGCCTGTTGCCGGCGATCGTGCAGGATGCCGATACGCGGCGCGTGTTGATGCTCGGTTACATGGACCGCGAGGCATTGCGCGTGACGCTGGAATCCGGCCACGTCACCTTCTTCAGCCGCAGCCGGCAGCGGCTGTGGACGAAGGGCGAGACCTCCGGCCACACCCTCGACCTGGTGTCCATCGAAGCGGACTGCGACGCGGACACGCTGCTGGTGCAGGCGCGGCCGCACGGCCCGACCTGCCATCTGGGCCGCGAAAGCTGTTTCGCCGGCGCGCCGGCCGGAGCCGGCTTCCTGCAGAGGCTGGACACGCTTGTCGCCACGCGTGAGCGCGAGCGACCGGCTGGCAGCTACACCACGCGGCTGCTCGAGGGCGGCATCCGCCGCGTCGCGCAGAAGGTCGGCGAGGAAGGCGTGGAGACCGCCCTGGCGGCCGTGACGCAGTCGGACGATGAACTGCTGGGCGAAGCCGGCGACCTGCTGTACCACCTGCTGGTACTGCTGCGCGCGCGCGGGCTGGGGCTGGGCGACGTGGAGGCGCTGCTGGAACAACGCCACGCCGGCGGATCGTGAGGCTCGGCGGCCGTGCGACTTCCGGGCGACACGACATCGCCGGATAATCGCGCGATCCCGTGCCTCGATCCCGTGCCATGGCCCATGCCCGTTCCGTCCTCCTGTTCGCCCTGATGACCGTCGCCGCGCAGGCGCCTGCGCAGGTGAAGTCCTCCATCGTTGGCACCGTGTTCCGCGACGATAATGGCAATGGCCAGCGCGATCCGCGCGAACGCGGCCTCGAAGGCGTGAAGGTCTCGAACGGTCGCGAGCTGGTGGTCACCGATTCGCAAGGCCACTACCTGCTGCCCAAGCGTGACGGCAGCACGCTGTTCGTGATCAAGCCGCCGGAGTTCGCGACCGCGAAGGGCGACAACGGCCTGCCTTACTTCTGGCACCACCTGTTCCCGGAAGGCTCGCCGAAGCTGCGCTTCGGTGGCATCGCCGCCACCGCGCCAGGCGATGCGTACGACTTCGCGCTGCAGCCGCAACGCGCCGCGAAGGGCGACCTGACGATGCTGGTTTTCGGTGATCCGCAGCCGAAGAGCCGCATCGACGTGGGCTACTACGAGCACGACATCGTGCAGCCGCTGGTCGGCACGCACGGTGCGCAGCTGGGACTGAGCCTGGGCGACATCGTCCACGACGACCTCAGCCTCTATGCCGACATGAACCGCGTGACCGCGAAGCTCGGCGTGCCGTGGCTGCACGTGACGGGCAACCACGACCTCGACTTCGACGCCATGCGCGACGAGGACGCGCTGCTGGGCTTCCGCAACGTGTTCGGCCCCGATACCTACGCGTGGGAAGAACCGCAGGCCAGTTTCATCGTGATGGACGACGTGGTGTACATGCCGGGGAAGAAGCCGACCTATGTCGGTGGCATCCGCGAGGACCAGTTCGCATTCCTGCAGGCGTACCTGGCAACGCTGCCGAAGGAGCGGCGCGTGGTGATCTCGGTGCACATTCCCTTCTTCGAACCAGTGCCCGGGGTGGAAACCTTCCGTCGCGCCGACCGCGAGCGCCTGTTCGCATTGCTGAAGGATCACAGTCAGGTGTTGCTGCTCAGTGCGCACACGCACAACCAGCGTCACTATTGGCACGATGCCTCGACCGGTTGGCATGGCGCCAGGCCCTTGCACGAGTACAACGCCGGCGCGACCTGCGGCGCGTTCTGGTCCGGTGTGAAGGATGCACAGGGCATTCCCGATACGACCATGAGCGACGGTACCCCGAACGGATACGCATGGCTGACGTTCCAGCGCGATGGGTCCTACTCGCTGCGTTACCAGGTGGCGCGCGGTGCGAAGGACGACGCGATTGGCCTGCATGCGCCCAGGGTGCTGCGCCGCGGCGCGTGGCCGGCGTTCGGAGTGTTCGCCAACGTCTACATGGGCGATGCCGAGAGCCGCGTCGAGTACCGTATCGACCAGGGCGAGTGGAAAGCGATGAAGCGCGTCGAGCAGCCGGATCCGCGACTGGTGGCGGAGAACGTGGCCGACGAGCTGGCGACGACGCTGCGCGGTTTCGATCGGTCGCCCGAGGCTGACCCCTCGACGCACCTGTGGCGCGGTACGCTGCCGACAGACCTCACGTTGGGCGAGCACCGCATCGAGGTGCGCGCGTTCGACCGCTGGCAGGGCGAACAGCACGCGCAGACGCATTACCGCCTGGACGACGCACAGGAGTAGATGCCATGACCACCGGGCTTCCGACCGATCTGCCGATCCGCGTGTTCAGTACGGAAGCCGCGTGGGAGAAATGGCTGGCCACGCACGGCGACGCGCCGGGCATGTGGCTGAAAATCGCCAAGAAGGACTCGGGTGTCACGTCGGTGACGTACTCCGAAGCGCTGGACGTGGCCCTGTGCCACGGCTGGATCGACGGCCTCAAGCGCGCCTGCGACGAACGGTATTTCCTGCAGCGCTTCACACCGCGCAAGTCGCGAAGCCTGTGGTCGAAGCTCAACGTCGCGCGCGTGGAGAAGCTGGTGGCGGCTGGGCGCATGCGCGAGGGCGGACAGCGCGAGGTGGATGCGGCGAAGGCGGATGGGCGTTGGGATGCGGCGTACCACGCAGCCAGCGGCATGGAATGTCCACCGGAACTGGTCGCGGCGCTGAAGAAGAACGCGAAGGCGCGCAAGGCATTCGACGCGTTGGATGGCACCAACCGTTACGCCTTCTGCTGGCGCGTGCACACCGCGAAGAAGCCCGAGACGAAAGCGGCGCGGGTCGAGAAGTTCATCGGGATGCTGGAGCGCGGGGAGAAGATCCACGCGTGACGCCCGGCGCCGATGCGCGGCAACGGAGCCGATTCCCTTCTCCCCTTGCGGGAGAAGGTGCCCCGAAGAGGCGGAAGAGGGGGCTTTGCCGGGAGGGCGTCAGCGGACCGTGACGCTCGCAAAGCGTCAGCGGACCATGACGCTCGCAAACGTCTCCACCCGCACGTGCCCATGCGTCGCCTCGCCCGTGCGCGGCGTCGGATAGTCGTCGAGACGGTCGATCAGCGCGGTCTGCAGGCCCGCTTCGCGCGCCGCGTCGAGTTCCTCGACCACGTCGGACAGGAACAGGATGTCGCCCGCCGGAAGCCCGATGGCGTCGACGATGTTGCGGTAGCTCTGCGCTTCGCGCTTGCCGCCCATCTCGGTGTCGTACCAGCCCGAGAACAACGACGTCAGGTCGCCCGCGTCGCTGTGGCCGAAGAACAGGCGCTGCGCCGGCACGCTGCCGGAGGAATACACGTACAACGGCAGGCCGGCGGCATGCCAGTCGCGCAGCGATTGCGCGGCGTCAGGGTAGATGTGCGCGGTGAAGTCGGCGCTCTTGTAGCCGTCCGCCCAGATCATGCCCTGCAGCGCTTTCAGCGCCGTGTGCTTGCGGTCCTCGTCGATCCAGCCCTGCAGCACCTCCACGATCATCGCGTCCTGGCACATGCCGCCGTTCTCGGTGGCCACCACATCGAGCCACTTGCGCACGCCCGGTTCCTTGCCGCGTGCGGCGACGAAGCGGGGCAGGGCGCGGCGCGCGTACGGGAACAGCACGTCCTTGACGAAGGAAATGCTGCTGGTGGTGCCCTCGATGTCGGTGAGGATGGCGCGGATGGTCATGGATGCGGCGTCAGCGAGACGCGCGATGGCGCGCGTCGGAGTGGATGGAAGTCGCTGGATCCCCGCGTTCGCGGGAATGGCGTTTCGCGGCGGGACTCAGCCCGCCTGGCCCTTCTCGTAGCGCGGGAAGCGCTGGGCGATGTCGGTGCCGGTGAAATGGCCGACCCAGCCGTCCGGCTCGGTGAAGAAGCGGATGGCGATGAAGCTGGGCTCCGGGCCCATGTCGAACCAGTGCCTGGCGCCGTCGGGCACGGCGATCAGGTCGCCCTGTTCGCACTTCACCTCGTAGACCTCGTCGTTCACGTGCAGCGTGAACAGGCCCGAGCCGGCGACGAAGAAGCGCACCTCGTCTTCCTTGTGGAAATGCTCGTCCAGGAACTTGGCGCGCATGGCCTCGCGCTGCGGGTTGTTCGGCGCGATGCTCACGACGTCGACGGTCTTGAAGCCGCGTTCGCGGACCAGGCGGTCGATGTCCGCGCGGTAGGCGTCCATGATCTTCTCGGGCGAGTCGCCCGGCTGCACCGGCGCGTTCGCCGCCCAGCGTTCGAAGGTCACGCCGATCGGCTGCAGTTCGCGTGCGATCTCGGCGTAGTCCGTGGTGGCCACGCGCGGCGTGGTGGTGTCGTTCTCGGAAAAAATGCGCAGACGGCTCATCGCTGCAGTCTCCTCAGGTCAAGCTCGCAGCCGAGCAGGAATTCGAATGCTTCCAGGTGGCGCCTCGCCTCGGGCATGTCGCGGCCCCAGGCGTAGAGGCCGTGGCCATCGATCAGGTAACCCCACATCTGCTGGCGGTCGAGCAGGCAATCGACCTGCGCGGCCAGCGTGTGCATGTCCTGGCTGTTGGGCAGCACCGGAAGCTCGACGCTGATCTCGTGAGTGGTGTTGCCGGTGAAGGCTTTCAAGAGTTCGTAGCCTTCCAGATGAACGTGCCCGGGGCCGGCATACAGGCGCGAGGCGACGGTCTGGACGCGAGAGTGCGTGTGCAGGACGCAGCCGATGTCCGGGAAGCGCTTGTACAGCTGCGTGTGCAGCAGCGTCTCGGCGGAGGATTTCTGCGCGGTGGCCACCGGCTGGCCGTCGAGGTCGACGACCATGATGTCGGCCTCGGTCAGCTTGCCCTTGTCGCGACCGGACACGGTGATGGCGATGTGGGCCGCGTCCATCCGGCGCGAGAAATTGCTGCTGGTCGCGGGCGTCCAGCCGAGCTCGGACAGCTCGCGCACGTTCACGATGATCTCGCCGGCGCAGTGCGCCAGGCGCTGGGGGTCATAGGGGAGGGGGGCGGCGTTCATGGGGCAAGTTTATCGAACTTGGGGCGATGGGCAGGGTGAGGCTCGCGGTTGCCCTAGGCCGGAACAGGATCCCGTGGCGGCCATTGTCGGCCCGCGATGCGATCGATCTTAAGAGCGCGTTAAATCGTCCGACCCGGGAGTTTTGTCATGAAGCGCATCGCATGCCCTCTGCTTGCGGCGATGCAGACGACCCGGAACGACAAAGGCGCCACGAGGGCGCCTTTGTGAGGGACTGAAGGCGTACACCGTCAGCGCCGCATCCGGCTGTGCCTGTAGCCGTACAGGAAGTAGATCAGGAAGCCGGCGGCGGTCCAGACCACCATCAGGAGCCAGTTGTGCGCGGTCATCGTCGACAGCAGCGCCAGGCAGCTGAGGATGCCCGCGATGCAGACGCCCCACGCGAACGGGATGCGGAACGGGCGCGGCAGGTCGGGCTGGGTGCGGCGCAGGATCAGGACGCCGGCACAGACCGCGGCGAAGGCGATCAGGGTGCCCATCGAGGTGAGCTCGCCCAGCACGTCCAGCGGGAACAGCGCCGCCAGCACGGCGATGCCGATGCCGGTGATGACGGTGTTGATGTGCGGTGTGCGGTACTCGGGGTGGATCTTCGTGAACAACGGCGGCAGCAGGCCGTCGCGCGCCATGATCATGAAGATGCGCGGCTGGCCGATGATCATCACCAGGACCACCGACGACAGGCCGATCAGCGCGCCGATCTCCACCACAATGCGCAGCCAGCCCAGCTCCGGATGCGCGGCCACGGCGGTCACCACCGGTTCGGCCGTGCCCAGCTGCGAGTACGGCACCAGTCCGGTCATCACCGCGGCCATGGCGATGTACAGCACGGTGCAGATGGCCAGCGAGGCGAGCATGCCGATGGGCAGGTCGCGCTGCGGCTTGTGCGATTCCTGCGCCGCCACCGAGACCGCCTCGAAGCCGATGTAGGCGAAGAACACCAGCGCCGCGCCGCGCAGCACGCCCTCGAAGCCGTACTTGCCCGGCCCCTGGTTCTCGGGGATGAAGGGCGTCCAGTACTCCGGGTTCACGTACTTCCAGCCGACGAAGATCACCAGCAGGATCAGGCCCGTCTTGAGCACGACCATCGCCATGTTCATGGCGGACGACTTGCGGATGCCGACGTAGCACAGCCAAGTCAGCAGCAGCACGATCGCCGCGGCGGGCAGGTTGGCGATGGCGCCGGTGGGCCGCAGCTGGGCGTCCAGTGGAGCGCTCACCAGCTCGGTTGGCAATGTGATGTTGAAATGTTGCAGCAGGCTGAGGAAATACCCGGTCCAGCTCACTGCGACCGCCGAGGCGGAGACGCCGTACTCCAGTACCAGCATCCAGCCGATGAACCAGGCGGACAGCTCGCCCAGCGTTGCGTAGGTGTAGGTGTAGGCGCTGCCGGAGACCGGCACCATCGCGGCGAACTCGGCATAGGCCAGTGCGCAGAAGGTGCAGCAGATCGCCGCGAGCACGAACGAAAGCATGATGGCGGGGCCGGCATGGTTCGCCGCGGCCTGGCCGGTGATGACGAAAATGCCGCCGCCGATCACCGCGCCGATGCCCAGCGCGGTCAGGCCCCAGGGGCCGAGGGTGCGGTGCAGGCTCAGGCCTTCGGCATCGGCGTGGCTGGCATGCGGGTGTTTGGTCGCCCAGAGTTGTCGCATCGATCTGTTTCCCGGCGCCGGCGCAGGCCGGCATGAGTGGTGCGTGCTTCGGATGAAACAAGGCCGGCGGGGATGCCGCCGGCCCTGGACTTCGTATCAGCGATCAGCGCGCTGCCTTGCGTACCTTGCTGTGGTGGTAGCCATAGAAGAAGTAGATCAGCAGGCCGATAACGGTCCAGCCGGTCATCAGCGGCCAATGCTCCGAGAACGGCTTCCAGAACAGGTAAAGGCAGGCCGCGGCGCCGAGCGGGCAGATGATCGAGGCGGCCGGCACGCGGAACGGACGCGCCAGGTCCGGGCGGCTCTTGCGCAGCACCAGCACGCCGATGGAGACCGTGGCGAACGCCAGCAGCGTACCCATCGACACCAGCTCGCCGAGCAGGCCGATCGGCAGGAAGCCGGCCAGCAGCGCGGCGAAGATGCCGACGATGATCGTGCCGACGTACGGCGTCTGGAACTTCGGATGCACCTTGGCGAACATCTTCGGCAGCAGGCCGTCCTGCGACATCGAATAGAAGATGCGCGGCTGGCC
It includes:
- a CDS encoding YdeI/OmpD-associated family protein, producing MTTGLPTDLPIRVFSTEAAWEKWLATHGDAPGMWLKIAKKDSGVTSVTYSEALDVALCHGWIDGLKRACDERYFLQRFTPRKSRSLWSKLNVARVEKLVAAGRMREGGQREVDAAKADGRWDAAYHAASGMECPPELVAALKKNAKARKAFDALDGTNRYAFCWRVHTAKKPETKAARVEKFIGMLERGEKIHA
- a CDS encoding calcineurin-like phosphoesterase family protein — protein: MAHARSVLLFALMTVAAQAPAQVKSSIVGTVFRDDNGNGQRDPRERGLEGVKVSNGRELVVTDSQGHYLLPKRDGSTLFVIKPPEFATAKGDNGLPYFWHHLFPEGSPKLRFGGIAATAPGDAYDFALQPQRAAKGDLTMLVFGDPQPKSRIDVGYYEHDIVQPLVGTHGAQLGLSLGDIVHDDLSLYADMNRVTAKLGVPWLHVTGNHDLDFDAMRDEDALLGFRNVFGPDTYAWEEPQASFIVMDDVVYMPGKKPTYVGGIREDQFAFLQAYLATLPKERRVVISVHIPFFEPVPGVETFRRADRERLFALLKDHSQVLLLSAHTHNQRHYWHDASTGWHGARPLHEYNAGATCGAFWSGVKDAQGIPDTTMSDGTPNGYAWLTFQRDGSYSLRYQVARGAKDDAIGLHAPRVLRRGAWPAFGVFANVYMGDAESRVEYRIDQGEWKAMKRVEQPDPRLVAENVADELATTLRGFDRSPEADPSTHLWRGTLPTDLTLGEHRIEVRAFDRWQGEQHAQTHYRLDDAQE
- the hisIE gene encoding bifunctional phosphoribosyl-AMP cyclohydrolase/phosphoribosyl-ATP diphosphatase HisIE, yielding MSTERAGVPFAADALAWDKQDGLLPAIVQDADTRRVLMLGYMDREALRVTLESGHVTFFSRSRQRLWTKGETSGHTLDLVSIEADCDADTLLVQARPHGPTCHLGRESCFAGAPAGAGFLQRLDTLVATRERERPAGSYTTRLLEGGIRRVAQKVGEEGVETALAAVTQSDDELLGEAGDLLYHLLVLLRARGLGLGDVEALLEQRHAGGS
- the hisF gene encoding imidazole glycerol phosphate synthase subunit HisF, with product MLSRRIIPCLDVRDGRVVKGVRFRDHVDMGDIVDLALRYRAEGADELVFYDITASPEGRSVDRGWVERVARVIDIPFCVAGGIRSVEDARAVLLAGADKISINTPALERPALIGEIAQAFGVQCVVVGIDSLRDDDHEWRVRQYTGDPSRTRALPRRTLDWVVEAQERGAGEIVLNCMGSDGVRSGYDIEQLQAVRERCDVPLVASGGAGAIEHFSDVFREADVDAALAASVFHSGAVPIPALKQHLRGQGIEVRDEY
- a CDS encoding methylthioribulose 1-phosphate dehydratase — encoded protein: MNAAPLPYDPQRLAHCAGEIIVNVRELSELGWTPATSSNFSRRMDAAHIAITVSGRDKGKLTEADIMVVDLDGQPVATAQKSSAETLLHTQLYKRFPDIGCVLHTHSRVQTVASRLYAGPGHVHLEGYELLKAFTGNTTHEISVELPVLPNSQDMHTLAAQVDCLLDRQQMWGYLIDGHGLYAWGRDMPEARRHLEAFEFLLGCELDLRRLQR
- a CDS encoding 1,2-dihydroxy-3-keto-5-methylthiopentene dioxygenase, whose amino-acid sequence is MSRLRIFSENDTTTPRVATTDYAEIARELQPIGVTFERWAANAPVQPGDSPEKIMDAYRADIDRLVRERGFKTVDVVSIAPNNPQREAMRAKFLDEHFHKEDEVRFFVAGSGLFTLHVNDEVYEVKCEQGDLIAVPDGARHWFDMGPEPSFIAIRFFTEPDGWVGHFTGTDIAQRFPRYEKGQAG
- the mtnC gene encoding acireductone synthase, with translation MTIRAILTDIEGTTSSISFVKDVLFPYARRALPRFVAARGKEPGVRKWLDVVATENGGMCQDAMIVEVLQGWIDEDRKHTALKALQGMIWADGYKSADFTAHIYPDAAQSLRDWHAAGLPLYVYSSGSVPAQRLFFGHSDAGDLTSLFSGWYDTEMGGKREAQSYRNIVDAIGLPAGDILFLSDVVEELDAAREAGLQTALIDRLDDYPTPRTGEATHGHVRVETFASVMVR
- a CDS encoding amino acid permease, with amino-acid sequence MRQLWATKHPHASHADAEGLSLHRTLGPWGLTALGIGAVIGGGIFVITGQAAANHAGPAIMLSFVLAAICCTFCALAYAEFAAMVPVSGSAYTYTYATLGELSAWFIGWMLVLEYGVSASAVAVSWTGYFLSLLQHFNITLPTELVSAPLDAQLRPTGAIANLPAAAIVLLLTWLCYVGIRKSSAMNMAMVVLKTGLILLVIFVGWKYVNPEYWTPFIPENQGPGKYGFEGVLRGAALVFFAYIGFEAVSVAAQESHKPQRDLPIGMLASLAICTVLYIAMAAVMTGLVPYSQLGTAEPVVTAVAAHPELGWLRIVVEIGALIGLSSVVLVMIIGQPRIFMIMARDGLLPPLFTKIHPEYRTPHINTVITGIGIAVLAALFPLDVLGELTSMGTLIAFAAVCAGVLILRRTQPDLPRPFRIPFAWGVCIAGILSCLALLSTMTAHNWLLMVVWTAAGFLIYFLYGYRHSRMRR